From a single Bacteroidota bacterium genomic region:
- a CDS encoding Omp28-related outer membrane protein — protein sequence MKKLSLFIHAIIIVLLASSCEESGPYINFTPERSVSDTTYVTTTIPAAQPTNVLIEDFTGVKCPNCPKAQQTAKTLADNNLNRVYVMAIHPKGYLNSLTRPFQQPGDDHTSHYDFRTDEGGQIFDFLGVSQSLPKGAINRTQFGSETAILVDEGKWSNYTNTKLLNTSTVNIDTFGTKGVYFSSANTIRFNVKLTYTDNVTDSQYISIAIIEDGLLDYQEKSNTSTGLTDIIENYEHNHILRRMVTASTGEKLNAPCVKGRVFEKAYEYELKATDTWNRNNISAIVFVHNGSSSNTATSKNILQVKEYKIN from the coding sequence ATGAAAAAACTAAGCTTATTTATCCATGCCATAATCATTGTATTACTTGCTTCTTCGTGCGAAGAGAGCGGGCCATATATTAATTTTACGCCTGAAAGATCGGTATCAGATACAACTTATGTGACTACTACAATTCCGGCAGCGCAACCAACCAATGTGTTAATTGAAGACTTTACAGGCGTTAAATGCCCTAATTGTCCAAAGGCGCAACAAACGGCCAAAACCCTTGCTGACAATAACCTGAACAGAGTTTATGTGATGGCTATTCATCCAAAAGGATACTTAAATTCATTAACACGCCCTTTTCAACAACCTGGTGATGACCACACCAGTCATTATGATTTCAGAACGGACGAAGGTGGGCAAATTTTTGACTTTTTAGGTGTTTCACAATCTTTACCTAAAGGTGCTATTAACCGTACACAGTTTGGCAGTGAAACAGCTATTTTAGTAGATGAAGGAAAATGGAGTAATTATACCAATACCAAATTGCTCAATACATCAACTGTAAACATAGATACATTCGGAACAAAAGGTGTTTATTTTAGCAGTGCCAATACCATACGCTTCAATGTTAAATTAACTTATACTGATAATGTAACCGATTCGCAATACATAAGCATTGCCATTATTGAAGATGGTTTATTGGATTACCAGGAAAAATCGAACACATCAACTGGCCTTACTGATATCATAGAAAACTATGAGCACAACCATATTTTAAGAAGAATGGTTACGGCTTCGACAGGGGAGAAATTAAATGCACCATGTGTAAAAGGCAGAGTATTTGAAAAAGCATACGAGTACGAGCTTAAAGCAACTGATACATGGAACAGAAATAATATTTCAGCCATAGTATTTGTACATAACGGGTCAAGTAGTAATACCGCTACCAGCAAAAATATTTTACAGGTAAAAGAATACAAAATAAACTAA
- a CDS encoding DUF1684 domain-containing protein: MKLQRIIVCFTTLFLIACNGIDQQYIDSIAAHRTSLNHTFFNAQTTPLDTAKLKTFTGLHFFEINQDYKVKATLTKYADMPSFELPHSHNATKPYKQYGELTFTLKGTDYKLTVLEAVNKKEAYKNYLLVCFTDLTTGKETYGAGRYIDIEIPKSNLIDIDFNLAYFPYCAYNSSYTCPIPPKENFINYKIEAGEKL, from the coding sequence ATGAAATTGCAACGCATAATAGTTTGTTTTACCACCCTGTTTTTAATAGCCTGTAATGGCATTGACCAACAGTATATTGACAGTATTGCTGCCCACAGAACAAGCTTAAACCATACTTTTTTTAATGCACAAACTACACCACTTGATACTGCTAAACTTAAAACATTTACCGGGCTTCATTTTTTTGAAATAAACCAGGATTATAAAGTAAAGGCAACATTGACCAAATATGCTGATATGCCTAGTTTTGAATTGCCTCATTCGCATAATGCAACGAAGCCTTATAAACAATATGGGGAACTTACCTTTACCTTAAAAGGAACTGATTACAAACTAACGGTATTGGAAGCGGTGAATAAAAAAGAAGCATATAAAAACTACTTGCTGGTTTGCTTTACTGATTTAACAACAGGAAAAGAAACTTATGGAGCAGGAAGATATATTGATATAGAAATACCTAAATCAAATTTAATTGATATTGACTTTAACTTAGCCTACTTCCCTTATTGTGCTTATAACAGCAGCTACACATGCCCTATTCCACCTAAAGAAAACTTTATAAATTATAAAATAGAAGCCGGAGAAAAATTGTAG
- a CDS encoding NAD(P)H-dependent oxidoreductase, which yields MKVAILSGSARTNNNTIRAARALKNKLDALGYTSTIIDFTVYDLPLSNQAKIDANNLTAFQSQLINSWAESQLIITISPEYNWTTTPELLNMYNVLGTLEFRHLFDNKVFSFVGVSTGKGGKMPCLTLIQVLGKLVSFTNSYSVVSPKIFESHFTKEVLDENGNINDNEMYNKGLSDFLTYSLNTAKRWIPIS from the coding sequence ATGAAAGTAGCTATACTCAGCGGTTCAGCAAGAACAAATAACAATACCATAAGGGCTGCCAGGGCTTTAAAAAACAAATTAGATGCACTTGGTTATACTTCAACCATTATTGATTTTACTGTATACGATTTACCTCTCAGCAATCAGGCAAAAATTGATGCCAATAATTTAACTGCTTTTCAATCGCAGTTGATTAATAGTTGGGCCGAATCGCAATTAATAATTACTATTTCTCCTGAATACAACTGGACTACTACGCCTGAATTATTAAACATGTACAATGTGCTGGGTACACTTGAGTTCAGGCATTTGTTCGACAATAAAGTGTTTTCATTCGTAGGTGTTTCTACAGGTAAAGGAGGTAAAATGCCTTGCCTTACTTTAATACAGGTATTGGGTAAGCTGGTAAGTTTTACCAACAGTTATTCAGTGGTATCACCTAAAATTTTCGAATCGCATTTTACCAAAGAAGTGTTGGACGAAAATGGAAATATCAACGACAACGAAATGTACAACAAAGGCTTATCAGACTTTTTAACTTATAGTTTAAATACAGCTAAACGCTGGATTCCTATAAGCTGA
- the meaB gene encoding methylmalonyl Co-A mutase-associated GTPase MeaB produces MFSQLLHDLQQGSKKALARAISLVENDSTGYESLLEELTFSKTIPLIGITGPPGAGKSTLINAFAKYLTEQNKKVAIIAIDPSSPFNKGSLMGDRLRMSEHFLNPNIFIRSMASRGSLGGLAPKIFEVADLLKAAQFDYIIIETVGVGQSEVEIASLADTTVLVLVPEAGDDIQTIKSGVMEIADVYVLNKADRSGADIFYKNLCALAHNNATENWETPVIKTVASKYEGLDLLNEAILKYQAANIQSKKKQLLLAEKAIMLIKNQRVKDIRFDVIFEELKEISQMQNFNIYRYVKKYI; encoded by the coding sequence ATGTTTAGTCAATTACTACATGATTTACAACAAGGGAGTAAAAAGGCTTTAGCCCGTGCTATTTCTTTGGTTGAAAACGATAGTACTGGATACGAGAGTTTATTAGAAGAATTAACATTTTCAAAAACAATTCCATTAATAGGTATTACAGGCCCACCCGGTGCAGGTAAAAGCACTCTAATTAATGCTTTTGCTAAGTATTTAACGGAACAAAATAAAAAGGTAGCCATTATTGCTATCGACCCAAGTTCCCCATTTAATAAAGGCTCACTCATGGGCGACAGGTTGCGTATGAGTGAGCATTTTCTCAATCCCAATATTTTCATAAGAAGCATGGCCAGCCGCGGAAGCTTGGGTGGTCTTGCTCCTAAAATATTTGAGGTAGCTGATTTATTGAAAGCAGCACAATTTGATTACATCATTATAGAAACGGTTGGCGTTGGGCAAAGCGAAGTGGAAATAGCGAGTTTAGCTGACACTACCGTTTTGGTATTGGTACCCGAAGCCGGTGACGATATTCAAACCATTAAGAGTGGTGTAATGGAAATAGCTGATGTATATGTATTGAATAAAGCGGATAGGAGTGGGGCTGATATATTCTATAAAAACCTGTGCGCATTGGCTCATAACAATGCTACTGAAAACTGGGAAACACCCGTTATAAAAACAGTAGCCAGCAAATATGAAGGTTTAGATTTACTGAATGAAGCGATACTGAAATACCAGGCAGCCAATATTCAGTCAAAGAAAAAACAATTATTATTAGCCGAAAAAGCCATTATGCTTATTAAAAACCAAAGAGTTAAAGATATTCGTTTTGATGTTATTTTTGAGGAGCTGAAAGAAATAAGTCAAATGCAAAACTTTAATATATATAGATATGTTAAGAAATATATTTGA
- the pyrH gene encoding UMP kinase codes for MIYKRVLLKLSGEALMGSQQYGIDPKILEQYAREVKVAVDAGIEVAVVIGGGNIFRGVQGVSGGIVDRAQGDYMGMLATVINAMALQGAFEKYGIKTRLLSAIKMEQICEPFIRRRAMRHMEKGRVVIFGAGTGNPYFTTDTAASLRAVEIEAQLVLKGTRVDGIYTADPEKDPTATRYDKISYQEVYEKGLNVMDLTAITLCQENKLAIVVFDMNKEGNFVKICQGENIGTLVS; via the coding sequence ATGATTTACAAACGAGTACTCTTAAAATTAAGTGGCGAAGCCTTAATGGGAAGCCAACAATATGGTATTGACCCCAAAATTTTAGAACAATATGCACGCGAAGTGAAAGTAGCTGTTGATGCAGGAATAGAAGTGGCAGTTGTAATAGGTGGTGGTAATATTTTTAGAGGTGTGCAAGGTGTTTCAGGAGGAATTGTTGACAGGGCACAAGGTGATTATATGGGTATGTTAGCTACGGTTATAAATGCCATGGCTTTGCAAGGTGCTTTTGAAAAATATGGTATAAAGACACGTTTGTTATCAGCTATAAAAATGGAGCAAATTTGCGAGCCTTTTATTCGCAGACGTGCTATGCGCCACATGGAAAAAGGCCGCGTAGTTATATTTGGAGCTGGTACAGGTAATCCGTATTTTACAACGGATACAGCGGCTTCATTGCGTGCAGTAGAAATTGAAGCGCAATTGGTATTAAAAGGTACCCGTGTAGATGGTATTTATACTGCTGACCCGGAAAAGGATCCTACGGCTACACGTTACGATAAAATTTCGTATCAGGAGGTATATGAAAAAGGTTTAAACGTAATGGATTTAACAGCTATTACTTTATGCCAGGAAAATAAACTAGCCATTGTTGTTTTTGATATGAACAAAGAAGGCAATTTTGTTAAAATTTGCCAAGGTGAAAACATTGGAACTTTAGTTAGCTAG
- the tsf gene encoding translation elongation factor Ts: MSITAADVNKLRQMTGAGMMDCKKALTETNGDFEAAVDFLRKKGAKVSAARADREAKEGAVIAKTSADKKLGVIIQLTCETDFVAKNEDFVAFANKIADLALANKAPNADALKALELDGLPLSEKLIEQVGKIGEKIDVINYVIMEGENIVPYIHAANRLGVLVSLNNPASEANFVAGKDVAMQIAAMNPVALDKGDVDAATIEREIQIGKDQALAEGKPEAMLEKIAQGKLGKFYKENTLLNQEFVKDGSKTIIQMLDGVEKGLTVTAFKRVALG; the protein is encoded by the coding sequence ATGTCAATTACAGCAGCAGATGTAAATAAATTGCGCCAAATGACTGGTGCAGGTATGATGGATTGCAAAAAAGCATTAACTGAAACCAATGGCGATTTTGAAGCAGCGGTTGATTTTTTGCGTAAAAAAGGAGCAAAAGTTTCAGCAGCTCGCGCTGACAGAGAAGCTAAAGAAGGTGCTGTTATAGCCAAAACCAGCGCTGATAAAAAACTAGGTGTTATTATTCAATTAACCTGCGAAACTGATTTCGTTGCTAAAAACGAAGATTTCGTTGCTTTCGCAAATAAGATTGCTGATTTAGCTTTAGCTAACAAAGCTCCTAATGCTGATGCTTTAAAAGCATTAGAGTTAGATGGTTTACCATTATCAGAAAAATTAATTGAGCAAGTAGGTAAAATTGGTGAAAAAATTGATGTTATCAATTACGTAATCATGGAAGGTGAAAACATAGTTCCTTATATTCACGCTGCTAACAGATTAGGTGTATTGGTTTCATTAAACAATCCAGCTAGCGAAGCTAATTTTGTAGCTGGTAAAGACGTAGCAATGCAAATTGCAGCAATGAACCCTGTTGCATTAGATAAAGGTGATGTTGATGCTGCTACTATTGAACGCGAAATTCAAATTGGTAAAGACCAAGCATTAGCAGAAGGTAAACCGGAAGCTATGTTAGAAAAAATTGCTCAAGGTAAATTGGGTAAATTCTACAAAGAGAATACTTTATTAAATCAGGAGTTTGTAAAAGATGGTTCAAAAACCATTATTCAAATGCTTGATGGAGTAGAAAAAGGATTAACTGTTACTGCTTTTAAGCGCGTAGCACTTGGTTAA
- the rpsB gene encoding 30S ribosomal protein S2, with amino-acid sequence MARITQEELLEAGVHFGHLTRKWSPKMAPYIFMEKNGIHLIDLNKTAVKLDEAASALKNIIRSGRKVMFVATKKQAKEIIEAEAKRVNMPYVTERWLGGMLTNFQTVRKSIKKMQTIEKMGMDGTYTNINKKERLMLDREKDKLRRLVGGIAEMNRTPAALIIVDAKREHLAVAEAMRLNIPTFAMVDTNTDPNNIDYPIPANDDAAKSIALITKYLTDAIVEGMAERKRDKEVETDKEEVVAVVENTPEA; translated from the coding sequence ATGGCAAGAATTACTCAAGAAGAATTATTGGAGGCAGGTGTACATTTTGGTCACCTTACCCGTAAGTGGAGTCCTAAGATGGCACCGTACATTTTCATGGAAAAGAACGGTATCCACTTAATTGACTTAAATAAAACAGCGGTAAAATTAGATGAAGCTGCTTCAGCTTTAAAAAATATTATTCGCTCAGGTCGCAAAGTAATGTTTGTGGCTACTAAAAAACAGGCTAAAGAAATTATTGAAGCAGAAGCTAAACGTGTTAACATGCCTTATGTTACTGAGCGTTGGTTAGGTGGTATGCTAACTAATTTCCAAACTGTTCGTAAATCAATCAAAAAAATGCAAACTATTGAGAAAATGGGTATGGACGGAACATACACTAATATCAATAAAAAAGAGCGTTTAATGCTTGATAGAGAAAAAGACAAACTACGTAGATTAGTTGGTGGTATTGCTGAAATGAACCGTACTCCTGCTGCATTAATTATTGTTGATGCAAAAAGAGAACATTTAGCAGTAGCAGAAGCTATGCGCTTAAATATTCCAACTTTTGCAATGGTTGATACCAATACTGATCCAAACAATATTGACTACCCAATCCCTGCAAATGATGATGCAGCAAAATCAATTGCTTTAATCACTAAATATTTAACTGATGCTATTGTTGAAGGTATGGCTGAACGCAAACGCGATAAAGAAGTTGAAACCGACAAAGAAGAAGTAGTAGCAGTTGTAGAAAATACGCCTGAAGCATAA
- the rpsI gene encoding 30S ribosomal protein S9, whose protein sequence is MEVNNALGRRKTAVARVYLTTGTGNITVNGKEFKTYFPTIALQNAALKPFEVTNTLGQFDVMVRVDGGGTSGQSEAVSLGITRALVKFNAELKPAMKAVGLTTRDPRMVERKKPGQKKARKRFQFVKR, encoded by the coding sequence ATGGAAGTGAATAACGCACTAGGAAGAAGAAAAACTGCTGTTGCTCGCGTGTACCTAACTACAGGGACGGGCAATATCACGGTAAACGGTAAAGAATTCAAAACCTACTTTCCTACAATAGCCTTGCAAAATGCAGCATTGAAACCTTTTGAAGTAACAAATACTTTAGGTCAGTTCGATGTAATGGTTCGTGTAGATGGTGGTGGAACATCAGGCCAGTCCGAAGCAGTTAGTTTAGGAATTACAAGAGCACTTGTGAAGTTTAACGCAGAGTTAAAACCAGCTATGAAAGCAGTTGGCTTAACTACTCGTGACCCTCGTATGGTTGAACGTAAAAAACCAGGTCAGAAAAAAGCTCGCAAGCGTTTCCAATTTGTTAAACGTTAA
- the rplM gene encoding 50S ribosomal protein L13: MDSLSYKTISANKATVNKEWYVFDAEGQTVGRFSTKIANMLRGKNKTNFTPNVDCGDNIIIVNAEKVRFTGNKLNDKEYKFYSGFPGGLRTETAKQLLVRRPTYVVEHAIKGMLPKNRLGAELFRNLYVYQGAEHPHAAQQPKELKF; encoded by the coding sequence GTGGATTCATTGAGTTACAAAACAATATCAGCAAATAAAGCTACTGTTAACAAAGAGTGGTATGTATTTGATGCTGAGGGACAAACTGTAGGTCGTTTTTCTACCAAAATAGCTAACATGCTACGCGGTAAAAACAAAACCAATTTTACCCCAAATGTTGATTGTGGTGATAATATTATTATTGTCAACGCTGAAAAAGTTCGTTTTACCGGTAACAAGTTAAACGATAAAGAATATAAATTCTATTCAGGATTTCCTGGAGGATTAAGAACAGAAACTGCAAAACAATTACTTGTTCGCAGACCAACTTACGTAGTAGAACATGCAATAAAAGGTATGTTACCTAAAAACAGATTGGGTGCGGAATTATTCCGTAACTTATATGTATACCAAGGTGCAGAACATCCGCATGCTGCTCAACAACCAAAAGAACTCAAATTTTAA
- a CDS encoding response regulator transcription factor, which produces MSIERKKVFIVDDHQIMIDGIKSLLKIKNQFDVVGSTMNPLEALELIEKTNPHIVITDINMEALSGIELSKKIKKQFPAIKILALTMFSDKTTINEMIDAGVEGYILKNTGTDELQLALQKIADGHLFFSNEVTQELINTIKNKSNISSTEEEAKLTPREIEITKLIADEYTNEKIGEKLFISERTVETHRKNIFRKTNTKSVAGLIKYAINNKIV; this is translated from the coding sequence ATGAGTATTGAAAGAAAAAAAGTTTTTATCGTTGATGACCATCAAATAATGATTGACGGTATCAAATCATTACTTAAAATTAAAAACCAGTTTGATGTAGTGGGCAGTACTATGAACCCGCTTGAAGCGCTTGAATTAATTGAAAAAACAAATCCTCATATTGTAATTACCGACATTAATATGGAAGCGCTTTCAGGCATCGAACTGAGTAAAAAAATAAAGAAACAGTTTCCTGCTATAAAAATACTCGCACTGACCATGTTTAGCGACAAGACAACGATTAACGAAATGATTGATGCGGGTGTGGAAGGCTATATTTTAAAAAATACGGGTACTGATGAGCTGCAACTGGCTTTACAAAAAATTGCCGATGGCCATTTGTTTTTTAGCAACGAAGTAACGCAGGAATTGATTAATACGATTAAAAACAAATCCAATATAAGCAGTACGGAAGAAGAGGCTAAATTAACACCACGCGAAATAGAAATTACCAAACTTATTGCTGATGAATATACCAATGAAAAAATAGGTGAAAAGTTATTTATAAGCGAACGTACTGTGGAGACTCATCGCAAAAATATTTTCCGTAAAACAAATACCAAAAGCGTGGCAGGCTTAATAAAATATGCCATTAACAATAAAATAGTTTAG
- a CDS encoding sensor histidine kinase has protein sequence MLKKLTLLLFILIAKLSNSMAQVDSIEQILSTTKIDTVKLKAYSDLNWLLLRSNSAKAKQYAFDELLLAQKINNRKYIAQGYNDIGISLIAESNFKESLKYHALALAIRLSLGDQKDIASSYSKIGYCYSEMDQYKNALAVQLKALFIYKQLKENQNITYTLNNICYLYSGLKNYDKVVEFASQAYKLAVAENDSFSIANALHNLSTSYEKKNDFNEAINNEKKALQIFSLLNDSIQVGATLNNLGYYYRQLYRDEIALDYYLKALKIAELTHDKNSIGLYHNNVGNVYLTNKDYTHALYHLKLAEKICTEQDMKSTLLLVYKSFGDVYALTGKGSLAVENYNKYTTIKDSIFSLDMAEQFSTLQTKYEIKEKEATNLLLQKENELTQAELSKSNIIKWSLAVTLLLCVPLVYLFYNSFKLKQQRLLDSQLHKQQEENAKAIIDAEENERTRIARDLHDGIGQQLSAAKLNLSGLKSVLEPTANFNKDMLDNAIELVDESIQEIRTVSHNMMLDSLVKIGLITAVKNFINKLNNTDKIKINIETFGIHQRLDNVVETVVFRILQELMNNIIKHASATEVSIQIIKHDNELSLLIDDNGNGFDTTKMGSFEGIGLKNILTRVNYINGKVFFDSFVGRGTTVTVEIPLNT, from the coding sequence ATGTTAAAAAAACTAACACTGTTACTTTTTATTTTAATTGCAAAGCTCTCCAACAGTATGGCTCAGGTTGATAGTATTGAACAAATACTATCAACTACCAAGATTGATACGGTTAAATTAAAAGCTTACAGTGATTTAAACTGGCTACTATTAAGGAGCAATAGTGCCAAAGCCAAACAATATGCTTTTGATGAATTATTACTGGCACAAAAAATAAACAATAGAAAGTATATAGCACAGGGATATAACGATATTGGTATTTCATTAATTGCTGAAAGTAATTTTAAAGAAAGCTTAAAGTATCACGCCCTGGCATTAGCCATTCGCTTATCGTTAGGCGACCAAAAAGACATTGCTTCTTCGTACAGCAAAATTGGCTATTGTTATTCGGAAATGGACCAATATAAAAATGCTTTGGCTGTTCAGTTAAAAGCGTTATTTATTTATAAGCAGCTAAAGGAAAATCAAAACATCACCTATACTTTAAACAATATTTGCTATTTATATAGCGGCTTAAAAAATTATGATAAGGTGGTTGAGTTTGCATCCCAAGCTTATAAACTGGCAGTAGCTGAAAACGATTCTTTCAGTATTGCCAATGCCCTGCATAATTTAAGCACATCGTACGAAAAAAAGAATGACTTTAACGAGGCCATTAACAATGAAAAAAAGGCATTACAAATATTTTCTTTGCTTAACGATAGTATTCAGGTGGGTGCTACGCTAAACAACCTGGGTTATTATTATAGGCAACTATACCGCGATGAAATAGCACTTGATTATTATTTAAAAGCCCTGAAAATTGCAGAGCTGACACATGATAAAAACAGCATTGGCCTTTACCATAATAATGTGGGTAATGTTTATTTAACCAATAAGGATTATACCCATGCTTTATACCATTTAAAACTGGCTGAAAAAATTTGTACGGAGCAGGATATGAAAAGTACTTTACTGCTGGTATATAAATCGTTTGGCGATGTATATGCTTTAACGGGTAAAGGCTCACTGGCTGTAGAAAACTACAATAAATACACCACTATAAAAGATTCTATTTTTAGTTTGGACATGGCGGAGCAGTTTAGCACCCTGCAAACCAAGTATGAAATAAAGGAAAAGGAAGCCACTAATTTATTGCTGCAAAAAGAAAATGAACTAACACAAGCGGAACTTTCTAAAAGCAATATTATTAAATGGTCTTTAGCTGTTACCTTGCTTTTATGTGTTCCGTTGGTTTATTTGTTTTACAATAGCTTTAAACTAAAACAGCAACGTTTACTCGATAGCCAATTACACAAGCAACAGGAGGAAAATGCAAAAGCCATTATAGACGCGGAAGAGAATGAAAGAACACGCATAGCCCGTGATTTGCACGATGGTATTGGCCAACAATTAAGTGCTGCTAAATTAAACTTATCGGGTCTTAAAAGTGTACTGGAACCAACGGCCAATTTTAATAAGGATATGTTGGACAATGCCATTGAACTGGTTGACGAATCTATTCAGGAAATACGCACGGTAAGCCATAATATGATGCTGGATTCATTGGTTAAAATTGGGCTGATAACGGCTGTTAAAAACTTTATAAACAAACTAAACAATACGGATAAAATAAAAATAAACATTGAAACCTTTGGCATTCATCAACGGCTGGACAATGTAGTTGAAACGGTTGTTTTCAGGATATTGCAGGAACTGATGAATAATATTATTAAACATGCTAGTGCAACGGAAGTAAGTATCCAGATAATTAAACACGATAATGAACTGAGCCTATTAATTGACGACAATGGAAATGGATTTGACACCACCAAAATGGGTTCGTTTGAGGGTATTGGACTCAAGAATATTTTAACCCGTGTAAACTATATTAACGGAAAGGTTTTTTTCGATTCGTTTGTAGGCAGAGGGACTACAGTCACTGTTGAAATTCCTTTAAATACGTAG